From Triticum urartu cultivar G1812 chromosome 2, Tu2.1, whole genome shotgun sequence, a single genomic window includes:
- the LOC125539860 gene encoding tRNA (guanine(10)-N2)-methyltransferase homolog: MWYLCVFYHRLLDYRRPEVQSLAELFGGPGAGDAVEWRMPENHHEDSPFHLVRLPGDERLAAQIANRSLLVKGIFELWGQGATYDELEKAIREYPDERKLPYLTPESSFKIVVDSFGKVISFEEQNEIIKGFTYIPFEGRVNLKKPEHKFFVLETDDYGSQNGLPPVVQKTVFFGREVGAADRHLLPMYQLKSRKYIGPTAMDCEMAFLMANQGLTRPGKLVYDPFVGTGSILVAAAHFGAMTMGADIDIRVVRDGRGPDCNIWSNFEQYKLPEPLCVLRADNNLPPWRPGLKEIFDAIICDPPYGVRAGGRKSGGRKLLKGIIPPYTVPDEKRENHIPSTAPYSLAECVHDLLHLAARMLVVGGRLVFFYPMLREDDVAGVAKFPEHPCFKLVSSCEQILSLRYSRVLLTMVKVGPYTEEVERMGEERHQEFRENHQKWMEEGNLHTAVFSPAEHDKKPESDRGSKPKYRGKYV, from the exons ATGTGGTACCTTTGCGTCTTCTACCACCGGCTCCTGGACTACCGGCGGCCGGAAGTGCAATCGCTCGCCGAGCTCTTCGGTGGCCCCGGCGCCGGGGACGCCGTCGAGTGGCGCATGCCCGAGAACCACCACGAGGACTCCCCCTTCCACCTCGTCCGCCTCCCCGGCGACGAGCGTCTTGCCGCGCAGATCGCCAACCGCA GCCTGCTCGTGAAGGGGATCTTTGAACTATGGGGACAAGGCGCCACCTACGACGAACTGGAGAAGGCCATACGGGAGTACCCCGACGAGAGGAAGCTGCCGTACCTGACGCCGGAAAGCTCGTTCAAGATTGTCGTCGACAGCTTCGGCAAGGTGATCAGCTTCGAAGAGCAGAATGAGATCATAAAGGGGTTCACTTACATCCCATTCGAG GGCCGTGTTAATTTGAAGAAGCCCGAACACAAGTTCTTTGTCTTGGAGACCGATGATTATGGGTCACAGAATGGCCTCCCACCAGTTGTCCAGAAGACGGTATTCTTTGGCCGGGAGGTTGGAGCAGCAGATAGGCATCTATTGCCGATGTATCAGCTGAAGAGCAGGAAGTACATTGGTCCGACTGCAATGGATTGTGAAATGGCGTTTCTCATGGCCAACCAGGGGCTCACACGGCCTGGGAAACTTGTGTATGACCCTTTTGTTGGCACTGGGAGTATTCTAGTCGCTGCTGCACATTTTGGAGCCATGACTATG GGTGCAGATATTGATATAAGGGTTGTGCGGGATGGTCGTGGCCCTGATTGCAACATTTGGAGCAACTTTGAGCAG TACAAGTTGCCAGAGCCTTTGTGTGTGCTGCGAGCAGATAACAACCTGCCACCTTGGCGTCCAGGATTGAAGGAG ATATTTGATGCAATCATTTGTGACCCCCCATATGGTGTTCGAGCGGGTGGGCGCAAGTCAGGTGGTCGGAAGCTCCTAAAAGGAATCATCCCTCCGTACACAGTTCCGGACGAGAAGAGAGAGAACCACATTCCATCAACCGCACCATATAGCCTTGCGGAATGTGTTCACGACCTGCTCCACCTTGCTGCGAGAATGCTGGTGGTTGGTGGCAGGCTCGTCTTCTTCTATCCAATGTTGCGGGAGGATGATGTTGCTGGTGTGGCAAAATTTCCAGAGCACCCCTGCTTCAAGCTGGTCTCCTCCTGCGAGCAGATCCTAAGCCTGCGGTACAGCCGGGTCCTGCTGACCATGGTGAAGGTGGGGCCCTACACGGAGGAGGTCGAGAGGATGGGCGAGGAACGGCACCAGGAGTTCAGGGAGAACCACCAGAAATGGATGGAGGAGGGCAACCTGCACACCGCCGTGTTCAGCCCGGCGGAGCATGATAAGAAGCCCGAATCTGACAGAGGTTCCAAGCCCAAGTACAGAGGCAAGTACGTGTAG
- the LOC125539861 gene encoding uncharacterized protein LOC125539861 isoform X2 — protein MCCSESGCYDAFCDRCCPCVSSGARDTILCCACCLAVLAGVVLLLVLLLAYCFIRHAEVAVVDASLTRLALATSPATAFAYNLSLTLTVRNKNWAMSVKNTQPLEADYSFDGQRFERVRLADEGSTHPARKTQVHHLVSGAYSAYVALGNAGVAEFKEENKTGVFQVEVALSGEVRYQAHFTKCKFQAKCPLKLQLAPPGTPAVVFQKVKCKLAPASRYC, from the coding sequence ATGTGCTGCAGCGAGTCCGGCTGCTACGACGCATTCTGCGACCGCTGCTGCCCCTGCGTCTCCTCCGGCGCGCGCGACACCATCCTCTGCTGCGCGTGCTGCCTCGCCGTCCTCGCcggcgtcgtcctcctcctcgtcctcctcttgGCCTACTGCTTCATCCGCCACGCCGAGGTCGCCGTCGTCGACGCCTCCCTCACGCGCCTCGCGCTGGCCACGTCCCCCGCCACCGCCTTCGCCTACAACCTCTCGCTCACGCTCACCGTCCGGAACAAGAACTGGGCCATGAGCGTCAAGAACACCCAGCCGCTGGAGGCCGACTACAGCTTCGACGGCCAGCGCTTCGAGCGGGTCAGGCTCGCCGACGAGGGCTCCACGCACCCCGCCCGCAAGACCCAGGTGCACCACCTCGTCTCCGGCGCGTACAGCGCCTACGTCGCGCTCGGCAACGCCGGCGTGGCCGAGTTCAAGGAGGAGAACAAGACGGGGGTGTTCCAGGTGGAGGTGGCGCTGTCGGGCGAGGTCAGGTACCAGGCGCACTTCACCAAGTGCAAGTTCCAGGCCAAATGCCCGCTCAAGCTGCAGCTCGCGCCGCCCGGCACGCCGGCCGTCGTGTTCCAGAAGGTCAAGTGCAAGCTCGCTCCGGCGAGCAGGTACTGCTAG
- the LOC125539861 gene encoding uncharacterized protein LOC125539861 isoform X1, whose protein sequence is MCCSESGCYDAFCDRCCPCVSSGARDTILCCACCLAVLAGVVLLLVLLLAYCFIRHAEVAVVDASLTRLALATSPATAFAYNLSLTLTVRNKNWAMSVKNTQPLEADYSFDGQRFERVRLADEGSTHPARKTQVHHLVSGAYSAYVALGNAGVAEFKEENKTGVFQVEVALSGEVRYQAHFTKCKFQAKCPLKLQLAPPGTPAVVFQKVKCKLAPASRWAPKTLTWHDGQANGAVRNKTLKTPRRSVLSVLARQIPRALSLSLLPLSSVSSLWLWSPSVRSQLAAVRHGFVERRQRGIGLRVLFRRLPYQDPGYNRGPELLWC, encoded by the exons ATGTGCTGCAGCGAGTCCGGCTGCTACGACGCATTCTGCGACCGCTGCTGCCCCTGCGTCTCCTCCGGCGCGCGCGACACCATCCTCTGCTGCGCGTGCTGCCTCGCCGTCCTCGCcggcgtcgtcctcctcctcgtcctcctcttgGCCTACTGCTTCATCCGCCACGCCGAGGTCGCCGTCGTCGACGCCTCCCTCACGCGCCTCGCGCTGGCCACGTCCCCCGCCACCGCCTTCGCCTACAACCTCTCGCTCACGCTCACCGTCCGGAACAAGAACTGGGCCATGAGCGTCAAGAACACCCAGCCGCTGGAGGCCGACTACAGCTTCGACGGCCAGCGCTTCGAGCGGGTCAGGCTCGCCGACGAGGGCTCCACGCACCCCGCCCGCAAGACCCAGGTGCACCACCTCGTCTCCGGCGCGTACAGCGCCTACGTCGCGCTCGGCAACGCCGGCGTGGCCGAGTTCAAGGAGGAGAACAAGACGGGGGTGTTCCAGGTGGAGGTGGCGCTGTCGGGCGAGGTCAGGTACCAGGCGCACTTCACCAAGTGCAAGTTCCAGGCCAAATGCCCGCTCAAGCTGCAGCTCGCGCCGCCCGGCACGCCGGCCGTCGTGTTCCAGAAGGTCAAGTGCAAGCTCGCTCCGGCGAGCAG GTGGGCCCCGAAAACGCTGACGTGGCATGACGGACAGGCAAACGGCGCCGTTAGGAACAAAACGCTCAAGACGCCGCGCCGGTCGGTCCTGTCGGTGCTCGCCAGACAGATCCCCcgcgccctctctctctctctcttgcccCTCTCCTCTGTCTCCTCTCTCTGGCTCTGGTCGCCGTCGGTGAGAAGCCAGctcgccgccgtccgccatggtTTCGTGGAGCGACGACAGCGAGGAATCGGGCTACGAGTACTCTTCAGGCGGCTCCCCTATCAAG ATCCCGGCTACAATCGAGGACCCGAACTACTCTGGTGTTGA